One Rattus norvegicus strain BN/NHsdMcwi chromosome 18, GRCr8, whole genome shotgun sequence DNA segment encodes these proteins:
- the Ier3ip1 gene encoding immediate early response 3-interacting protein 1 precursor, producing MAFTLYSLMQAALLCVNAIAVLHEERFLKNIGWGTDQGIGGFGEEPGIKSQLLNLIRSVRTVMRVPLIIVNSITIVLLLLFG from the exons ATGGCCTTTACGTTGTACTCCCTGATGCAGGCGGCCCTGCTGTGCGTGAATGCCATCGCCGTGCTGCACGAGGAGCGCTTCCTCAAGAACA TTGGCTGGGGAACAGACCAGGGCATTGGTGGATTCGGAGAGGAGCCAGGAATCAAATCTCAACTATTAAACCTTATTCGATCTGTAAGGACCGTGATGAGAG tgccATTGATAATAGTAAACTCAATTACTATTGTATTGCTTTTGTTATTTGGCTGA